The Burkholderia mayonis genome window below encodes:
- a CDS encoding copper resistance protein CopC, with amino-acid sequence MNMILFGLLRGACAAVATIACCAIPSAAFAHVFPQTQAPSAGAEVSPPANVTIVFNGPLEPAFSALTVSDAAGKPVNTAKATVAPNDAKTISVPLPPLAPGKYTVHWVAVASDGHRTQGDYAFKVK; translated from the coding sequence ATGAACATGATCCTATTCGGCCTGCTTCGCGGCGCTTGCGCCGCAGTGGCGACGATCGCCTGCTGCGCGATCCCTTCGGCAGCTTTCGCGCATGTCTTCCCGCAAACGCAAGCGCCGTCGGCGGGCGCCGAGGTATCGCCGCCCGCGAACGTGACGATCGTCTTCAACGGTCCGCTCGAGCCTGCCTTCAGCGCCCTCACGGTCAGCGATGCGGCGGGCAAGCCCGTGAACACCGCCAAGGCAACCGTCGCACCGAACGACGCGAAGACGATCAGCGTCCCGTTACCCCCCTTGGCGCCCGGCAAGTACACCGTGCACTGGGTGGCCGTGGCCTCCGACGGGCATCGGACTCAGGGCGACTACGCGTTCAAGGTGAAATGA
- a CDS encoding DDE-type integrase/transposase/recombinase, protein MRGHFRFQSSLRDIEGLLFERGVIVTYETIRCWCDKFGADFAHLVRAARRKPGSTWHLGEMFVTQRGEPYVLWRAVDERGAELDILRRDKVAAKRFFRRVLRSSPAPRKIVTDQLRSYPAASAEIPEPASVKHVFVKAAARLYNRAENSRQPTRERDWRMRDFRNPKRTPAFLGCFGPIRQHFALERHLPRASHYRKPLAARFVARREFTELARSPSTGF, encoded by the coding sequence GTGCGCGGGCATTTTCGCTTCCAGTCGAGCTTGCGTGACATCGAGGGATTGCTCTTCGAGCGCGGCGTGATCGTGACGTACGAGACGATCCGATGCTGGTGCGATAAATTCGGCGCGGACTTCGCACACCTGGTCAGAGCGGCGCGCCGCAAGCCGGGCAGCACATGGCACCTCGGCGAGATGTTCGTGACGCAGCGCGGCGAGCCATACGTGCTGTGGCGGGCGGTCGACGAGCGCGGTGCCGAGCTGGACATCTTGCGGCGCGACAAGGTTGCCGCCAAACGCTTCTTCAGGCGCGTTCTGCGCTCAAGTCCCGCGCCACGCAAGATCGTTACCGATCAGTTGCGCAGCTATCCGGCGGCAAGCGCGGAAATTCCTGAACCGGCGAGCGTGAAGCATGTGTTCGTCAAAGCGGCGGCCCGGCTATACAACCGGGCTGAGAACAGCCGCCAGCCGACGCGCGAACGCGACTGGCGCATGCGGGATTTTCGCAACCCGAAACGCACACCGGCATTCCTCGGCTGCTTCGGTCCGATCCGACAGCACTTTGCCCTCGAGCGGCATCTGCCGCGCGCTTCACACTATCGCAAACCGCTCGCAGCAAGGTTTGTGGCCCGGCGCGAATTCACCGAACTCGCCCGAAGTCCGTCGACAGGTTTCTGA
- a CDS encoding TfoX/Sxy family protein, whose protein sequence is MARDPDLEALVDDELKFERNLTAKAMFGGWAWLLDGNLLCCARDDGMLVRLGKDNDGWALQRSGIVRMISRGRPMQGWVRVAPEAYGNDALRRRLLDAALECVRSLPPK, encoded by the coding sequence ATGGCTCGCGATCCCGACCTCGAAGCGCTCGTCGACGACGAACTGAAGTTCGAGCGCAACCTCACCGCGAAGGCGATGTTCGGCGGCTGGGCATGGCTGCTCGACGGCAACCTGCTCTGCTGCGCCCGCGACGACGGAATGCTCGTCAGGCTCGGCAAGGACAACGACGGCTGGGCGTTGCAGCGGTCAGGCATCGTACGGATGATCTCGCGCGGCAGGCCGATGCAAGGCTGGGTGCGCGTCGCGCCGGAGGCGTACGGCAACGATGCGCTCCGTCGCCGGCTGCTCGACGCGGCGCTCGAATGCGTCCGTTCGCTGCCGCCGAAGTAG
- a CDS encoding LysR substrate-binding domain-containing protein encodes MPQFRLILSTLTTQRKGHPRGLAPPDLDAYCALRHVIVSGDGGGFHGFMDDRLRALGRTRFIAVSVQQYHLAPPVLEATGCVCALPERFFMCFADRLDLLPLPVAVGGFTLAAACHPRLQAGPAHRWLRDALFAVVRRRADEPGPQPESQPGDDARAAGPRA; translated from the coding sequence TTGCCGCAGTTCCGCCTGATTCTCTCCACGTTGACAACGCAGCGCAAAGGGCATCCGCGCGGGCTCGCGCCGCCCGACCTCGACGCGTACTGCGCGCTCCGGCATGTAATCGTGTCGGGCGACGGCGGCGGCTTTCACGGCTTCATGGACGACCGCCTGCGCGCGCTGGGGCGCACGCGGTTCATCGCGGTGTCCGTGCAGCAGTACCATCTCGCGCCACCCGTGCTCGAAGCAACCGGCTGCGTGTGTGCGCTGCCCGAGCGCTTCTTCATGTGCTTCGCCGACCGGCTCGATCTGCTGCCGCTGCCCGTCGCAGTCGGCGGCTTCACGCTCGCGGCCGCATGTCATCCGCGGCTTCAGGCCGGTCCCGCGCATCGCTGGCTGCGCGACGCGCTGTTCGCCGTCGTCCGGCGGCGCGCGGACGAGCCGGGACCGCAGCCGGAGTCCCAGCCGGGGGACGACGCGCGGGCGGCGGGGCCTCGAGCGTAG
- a CDS encoding polysaccharide deacetylase family protein: MLVKSIRFLRTCLILFSLCLTIVPGRANAVSNQLLLLLPDNFTLPDPRVSAWLDAASEEGLQISIIYDSQFEQAGASLQQYQGLILPDQVHTVAADALVTAIQNYALNGGHVMLVYDFGVLTSTGFYPIPQSRFSAMAGVSYVLYDSLGGNMIGLGPVTGMGSTLRTLQIPPGKSMTWPTTSSTTGSTTTAVKTSASVSVAASPSQVLYLQPSPTNPGGLSGYNHNAYFNYKTENGLATNISLNLGRVFKGSKVKSGAYTPMSTNSKTASTSTTSTGTSALVTTTTAATTAATTDVLEGISGYVYGFLTYPSFVTQGTYSGTTLLTSPNFGLVAGYNPYGSGGVLFVNMPLSYLEGQTDGMPLHGFLHYFTTNVLSMPHLSLEPKAQAGMVLNWHFCAEEMIQPALYLKSLGIWNNGPFSIVVTAGPDDAAIGDGLGINLTNNTQAKQLMQYLLGRGHNIGSHGGWDHDYWGANASETDQSTFQQYLTLNHQAVQSVTGKPDVEWAAPEGNTPTWAVTWLESNGYSGYYFTGHTGMAQTRAYRNGALLNPGIWAFPVMPFGKYATFEEFQEFGVSTTDVTNWYESLMNFVVANRTTRLIYMHPLGASWYPNILTTIFSYANTLIASGQYKWYTMDQLTQFDRRRLLVTWTATDTGSGWSFSASQPTSLQDMTWLLPKNAYQLPAVTGGSATVVTTDPTNWLVIAGAGTALTFTSAKVQ; the protein is encoded by the coding sequence ATGCTGGTCAAGTCGATTCGGTTCCTCAGGACATGCCTGATCCTGTTTTCTCTATGTCTGACCATCGTCCCCGGACGAGCAAACGCGGTGTCGAACCAGTTGCTGCTGCTGCTGCCGGACAACTTCACGCTCCCCGATCCGCGCGTATCCGCTTGGCTCGACGCGGCATCGGAAGAAGGCCTGCAAATCTCGATCATCTACGACAGCCAGTTCGAACAGGCAGGCGCGTCGCTTCAGCAGTATCAAGGCCTCATCCTCCCCGATCAGGTTCATACCGTCGCGGCCGATGCGCTCGTGACGGCGATTCAGAACTACGCGCTCAACGGCGGGCACGTGATGCTGGTCTACGATTTCGGCGTCCTCACGTCGACCGGCTTCTATCCGATTCCGCAGTCGAGATTCAGCGCGATGGCGGGCGTCAGCTATGTGCTCTACGATTCGCTGGGCGGCAACATGATCGGACTCGGGCCCGTGACCGGCATGGGGAGCACCTTGCGCACGCTCCAGATCCCGCCCGGGAAGTCGATGACCTGGCCGACTACCAGCTCGACCACCGGCTCGACTACGACTGCCGTCAAGACGTCCGCGTCCGTATCGGTCGCGGCGTCGCCCAGCCAGGTGCTCTATCTGCAGCCTAGCCCGACCAACCCGGGCGGCCTGTCCGGCTACAACCACAACGCGTACTTCAACTACAAGACCGAGAACGGCCTTGCGACCAACATCAGCCTGAATCTCGGTCGCGTGTTCAAAGGCTCGAAGGTCAAGTCCGGCGCCTATACCCCGATGTCGACCAACAGCAAGACTGCGTCGACGTCGACGACTTCCACCGGAACGTCCGCGCTCGTCACGACGACGACCGCCGCGACGACCGCCGCGACGACGGACGTGCTCGAAGGCATCTCGGGCTACGTGTACGGCTTTCTCACGTATCCGAGCTTCGTCACGCAGGGCACGTACAGCGGCACGACCTTGCTGACTTCGCCGAACTTCGGCCTTGTTGCCGGCTACAACCCGTACGGCAGCGGCGGCGTGCTGTTCGTGAACATGCCGCTCAGCTACCTCGAAGGGCAAACCGACGGCATGCCGCTCCATGGCTTCCTGCACTACTTCACGACGAACGTGCTGTCGATGCCGCACCTGTCGCTCGAGCCGAAGGCGCAGGCGGGAATGGTGCTCAACTGGCACTTCTGCGCGGAAGAGATGATCCAGCCGGCGCTGTACCTGAAATCGCTCGGCATCTGGAACAACGGCCCGTTCTCGATCGTCGTGACGGCCGGCCCGGACGACGCGGCGATAGGCGACGGCCTCGGCATCAATCTGACCAACAACACGCAGGCGAAGCAGCTGATGCAGTATCTGCTCGGCCGAGGACACAACATCGGCAGTCACGGCGGGTGGGATCACGACTACTGGGGCGCCAATGCGAGCGAGACCGATCAGAGCACGTTCCAGCAGTACCTCACGCTGAATCATCAGGCGGTGCAGTCGGTCACCGGCAAGCCCGACGTCGAATGGGCGGCGCCGGAAGGCAACACGCCGACGTGGGCCGTGACCTGGCTCGAGAGCAACGGCTATTCGGGCTACTACTTCACAGGCCACACCGGCATGGCGCAGACCCGCGCGTACCGCAACGGCGCGCTGCTGAATCCCGGCATCTGGGCGTTCCCGGTCATGCCGTTCGGCAAGTACGCGACGTTCGAGGAGTTCCAGGAGTTCGGCGTATCGACGACGGACGTCACGAACTGGTACGAATCGCTGATGAACTTCGTCGTCGCCAATCGCACGACCCGCCTCATCTACATGCACCCGCTCGGCGCGTCGTGGTACCCGAACATACTCACGACCATCTTCAGCTATGCGAACACGTTGATCGCATCGGGCCAGTACAAGTGGTACACGATGGACCAGTTGACGCAGTTCGACAGGCGGCGCCTGCTCGTCACGTGGACAGCGACCGATACGGGCAGCGGTTGGTCGTTCAGCGCGTCGCAGCCGACGAGCCTGCAGGACATGACGTGGCTGCTGCCGAAGAACGCTTATCAACTGCCGGCCGTGACCGGGGGATCGGCCACGGTCGTGACCACCGATCCGACCAACTGGCTCGTAATCGCCGGCGCGGGAACGGCGTTGACGTTCACGAGCGCCAAAGTGCAATAG
- a CDS encoding S53 family peptidase, which produces MKRHSLRHALGKLAATATLALSTAAPFAQQPNRPPRGFTRPPFHLRGHTAESPGGLSPAQIRNFYGFDQLPRNYRGSRQVIAIVDAYDNPNAEADLDAFSRSFGLPPCNAANRCFAKIYATADRSRPPADAGWALESSLDVQWAHAIAPDAKIVLIEAASDTFTDMMSAVAAAVAAPPEGAGAKVVSMSWGGSEFLSETQFDGQFMSANGVSFVAASGDGGNAVDYPAASPYVLGVGATTIVTDASGRYVGETAWPGSGGGQSAIESEPPYQTRYGIPFDTPGVRGVPDVSYAGDPAPGFAIYDSYGYGGQRGWFVVGGTSAGAPQWSGLLAIANGVRVERGKSTLNAVSAVEAVLYGIASASYRTTFYDVTSGANGACGALCDAMPGYDYVTGLGRPIAGNLVQALIDAP; this is translated from the coding sequence ATGAAGCGACACTCGCTACGGCATGCGCTCGGCAAGCTCGCCGCAACGGCCACGCTTGCGCTCTCGACGGCCGCGCCGTTTGCGCAGCAACCGAATCGGCCGCCTCGCGGCTTCACGCGCCCGCCGTTCCATCTGCGCGGGCATACGGCCGAGAGCCCGGGCGGCCTGTCTCCGGCGCAGATCCGGAATTTCTACGGATTCGATCAGTTGCCGCGCAATTATCGCGGCAGCAGACAAGTCATCGCGATCGTCGACGCATACGACAACCCCAACGCCGAGGCGGATCTCGACGCGTTCAGCCGCAGCTTCGGCCTGCCGCCCTGCAATGCGGCCAATCGATGCTTCGCCAAGATCTACGCCACTGCCGATCGAAGCCGTCCGCCCGCGGATGCCGGCTGGGCGCTGGAAAGTTCGCTCGACGTCCAGTGGGCGCATGCGATCGCGCCCGACGCGAAGATCGTGCTGATCGAAGCGGCATCCGACACCTTCACCGACATGATGAGCGCGGTGGCCGCGGCCGTCGCGGCGCCGCCCGAAGGCGCCGGCGCGAAAGTCGTGTCGATGAGCTGGGGCGGCAGCGAGTTTCTGTCGGAAACGCAATTTGACGGCCAGTTCATGAGCGCGAACGGCGTGTCGTTCGTCGCCGCGTCCGGCGACGGCGGGAACGCCGTCGACTACCCCGCCGCGTCGCCATACGTGCTCGGGGTCGGTGCGACGACGATCGTCACCGACGCAAGCGGCCGTTATGTCGGCGAAACGGCGTGGCCCGGAAGCGGCGGCGGCCAGAGCGCAATCGAATCCGAGCCGCCGTATCAGACACGCTATGGGATTCCGTTCGACACGCCCGGCGTGCGAGGCGTGCCCGACGTCTCCTACGCCGGAGACCCGGCGCCGGGTTTCGCGATATACGACTCGTACGGATACGGCGGGCAGCGCGGCTGGTTCGTGGTCGGCGGAACGAGCGCGGGCGCGCCTCAATGGTCGGGCCTGCTCGCGATCGCGAACGGCGTGCGGGTCGAGCGCGGCAAATCCACGCTGAATGCGGTCAGCGCCGTCGAAGCGGTGCTGTACGGCATCGCGTCCGCTTCGTACCGAACGACTTTCTACGACGTCACGAGCGGCGCGAACGGCGCATGCGGCGCGTTGTGCGACGCGATGCCCGGCTACGACTACGTCACCGGACTCGGACGTCCGATCGCCGGCAATCTGGTGCAAGCGCTGATCGATGCGCCGTGA
- a CDS encoding DMT family transporter — translation MSPWILLSLSILSEVVGTVFLKCSDGLSRPSYTVAMGVCYVGAIWLMGIVTKQLEIGITYAIWAGAGTAITALVGVIVFDEGTSLAKLSGMAFIVAGVVLLNLSQRAAA, via the coding sequence ATGAGTCCGTGGATATTACTTTCACTGTCAATTCTTTCCGAAGTAGTCGGAACAGTATTTCTGAAGTGCTCGGATGGCTTAAGTCGCCCCTCGTATACAGTCGCGATGGGGGTGTGCTACGTTGGCGCAATATGGCTGATGGGCATTGTTACAAAACAGCTTGAAATTGGAATTACTTATGCGATCTGGGCCGGTGCCGGCACAGCAATCACTGCTTTGGTCGGCGTGATCGTATTCGATGAAGGTACGTCGCTTGCGAAGCTTTCGGGGATGGCCTTTATTGTGGCCGGCGTGGTGTTGTTAAACCTGAGCCAGCGAGCCGCGGCGTAA
- a CDS encoding DUF2946 domain-containing protein, with the protein MAALAPTVSHTLSNSHHFGELSSAFCSAQDNNDATSSGSSPSSEKAAHWQACAYCGLLAHTPVVPSTTAEFAPTSWTVQATAAAPISPPRRVFPFIAAQPRAPPVLS; encoded by the coding sequence ATGGCGGCGCTCGCGCCGACGGTTTCGCACACGCTTTCGAACAGCCATCATTTCGGCGAGCTGTCGAGCGCTTTCTGCTCCGCGCAGGACAACAACGACGCGACGTCATCCGGCTCGTCGCCGTCGTCCGAAAAAGCGGCTCATTGGCAGGCATGCGCGTATTGCGGACTGCTCGCGCACACGCCGGTGGTACCGAGCACGACCGCCGAATTCGCGCCGACGAGTTGGACAGTTCAGGCGACTGCCGCCGCACCGATTTCGCCGCCTCGTCGCGTCTTCCCGTTCATTGCTGCGCAGCCACGCGCCCCACCCGTCCTATCCTGA
- a CDS encoding c-type cytochrome, producing MPDHARSHGGWRRTAGAAASAAAHPSAVPALVPTRLAPLFTLTLALSATVTARADGPPTNDPGEAIYRNGTLSSGAPLQALREGGLHMEGPAVACVNCHRRSGLGARSGFTTVPPIAGTYLFHPSTLSGERPGMPYVESMRSDRAAYTDVTLARAIRGGIDAQGQRLGYLMPRFALNDDDMAALLRYLKRLDPRPAPGVTDTVLHFATITTPDADPAKRRATLDVLRRYFADKDAFPTSAAPPHLSMSSDAPASASRRWQLHVWELSGAASTWEAQLARHLAAEPVFAVISGLGGRNWAPVRAFCERARLPCLFPNVEVPDAHNDDFYSIYFSNGVLLEAGLIASAIARGGHDVAPQTVHEVYRVGDSGEAGAQALATALRARGFDVSRHALMPADRAVKALNGISKNDALVLWLRPADIATLGQAAPTRMVYMSGMMGGLDHAPLPGGWRAVTHIAYPFDMPDRVRRRVDYMLDWAATRHVPIVDQQVQADTFLACVLLEEALGHVTGTYVRDYLVERIEDTLEQRVITGYYPRLTLAPGQRLASKGGYMVHFADTSGTRIVADGAWTVP from the coding sequence ATGCCGGACCACGCCCGCTCGCATGGCGGATGGCGTCGGACAGCCGGGGCCGCCGCATCGGCCGCCGCGCATCCGTCCGCTGTGCCGGCGCTTGTGCCGACGCGGCTCGCGCCGCTGTTCACCCTGACGCTCGCGCTGTCCGCCACCGTGACAGCGCGGGCGGACGGACCGCCGACGAACGATCCCGGCGAGGCGATCTATCGCAACGGCACGCTGAGTTCCGGCGCGCCGCTTCAGGCGCTGCGCGAAGGCGGCTTACACATGGAAGGACCCGCGGTCGCCTGTGTCAACTGCCATCGGCGCAGCGGCCTCGGAGCCAGATCGGGATTCACGACGGTCCCGCCGATCGCCGGAACGTATCTGTTCCATCCAAGCACGCTGAGCGGCGAGCGTCCCGGCATGCCGTACGTGGAGAGCATGCGCAGCGACCGCGCCGCCTATACCGACGTGACGCTCGCCCGTGCGATCCGCGGCGGAATCGATGCGCAAGGCCAACGCCTAGGCTACCTGATGCCGCGTTTCGCGTTGAACGACGACGACATGGCGGCGTTGCTCCGCTATCTGAAACGCCTCGATCCGCGGCCCGCGCCGGGCGTCACCGACACTGTCCTGCATTTCGCGACGATCACGACGCCGGACGCCGATCCCGCGAAGCGCCGCGCAACGCTCGACGTGCTGCGGCGCTACTTCGCCGACAAGGACGCGTTTCCGACGAGCGCAGCCCCGCCGCATCTGTCGATGTCGAGCGACGCGCCGGCCTCGGCTTCGCGCCGCTGGCAACTGCACGTCTGGGAACTGAGCGGCGCGGCATCGACGTGGGAAGCGCAGCTCGCCCGGCATCTCGCCGCCGAGCCGGTGTTCGCGGTGATCTCGGGGCTGGGCGGGCGAAACTGGGCGCCCGTTCGCGCGTTCTGCGAGCGCGCCCGTCTTCCATGCCTGTTTCCGAATGTCGAGGTGCCGGACGCCCACAACGACGACTTCTATTCGATCTACTTCTCGAACGGCGTGCTGCTGGAGGCCGGACTGATCGCGTCGGCAATCGCCCGAGGCGGCCACGACGTCGCGCCACAAACGGTCCACGAAGTGTATCGGGTCGGCGACAGCGGCGAAGCGGGTGCGCAAGCGCTCGCCACCGCCTTGCGTGCACGGGGATTCGACGTGTCTCGCCACGCGCTGATGCCGGCCGATCGCGCCGTGAAAGCGTTGAACGGCATCTCGAAAAACGACGCGCTCGTGCTGTGGCTGCGCCCCGCCGATATCGCGACGTTGGGCCAAGCCGCGCCGACGCGGATGGTCTATATGTCCGGCATGATGGGCGGCCTCGATCATGCGCCGCTGCCTGGCGGCTGGCGTGCGGTCACGCACATCGCGTATCCGTTCGACATGCCCGATCGCGTGCGCCGACGCGTCGACTACATGCTCGACTGGGCGGCCACCAGACACGTCCCGATCGTCGATCAACAGGTTCAAGCGGACACCTTCCTCGCGTGCGTGTTGCTCGAAGAAGCGCTCGGCCACGTGACCGGAACCTACGTTCGCGACTATCTCGTCGAGCGCATCGAAGACACGCTCGAACAGCGTGTGATCACCGGCTACTATCCGCGCCTGACGCTTGCGCCGGGACAGCGCCTCGCATCGAAAGGCGGCTACATGGTTCACTTCGCGGACACGAGCGGCACGCGCATCGTGGCCGACGGAGCGTGGACCGTTCCGTAG
- a CDS encoding RNA polymerase sigma-70 factor: protein MTETSRPKPSDEPFTALRPRLFSIAYRMLGTRADVEDVLQDAWLRWHLADHDALDSAEAWLVTVVTRLSIDRLRAAKAQRDAYVGWWLPEPLVDADERTPETAAEFADDLSVALLWVLERLSPEERAAFLLRQAFERDYAEIAQLLDKSEAACRQLVHRASTRVQQAHRRFDVSRDRHRQLVERFARAAASGERGAIQALLADDVELVGDGGGKVPSFFKVLRGALRIANLYWAVGRRNVGRVAYRLAQINGEPGLLRFIDGQIESAQAFVTDGARIIAIYAVRNPDKLAHIPTGDK, encoded by the coding sequence ATGACCGAAACATCCCGACCGAAGCCATCCGACGAACCGTTCACCGCGCTGCGCCCGCGGCTCTTCTCGATCGCGTACCGGATGCTCGGCACGCGCGCCGACGTCGAGGACGTGCTGCAGGACGCTTGGCTGCGCTGGCACCTGGCCGATCACGACGCGCTCGATTCGGCCGAGGCGTGGCTCGTCACCGTTGTCACCCGGCTGTCGATCGACAGGCTGCGCGCCGCGAAGGCGCAGCGCGACGCGTACGTAGGCTGGTGGCTGCCCGAGCCGCTCGTCGACGCCGACGAGCGCACGCCCGAGACCGCCGCCGAGTTTGCCGACGACCTGTCGGTTGCGCTGCTTTGGGTGCTCGAGCGGCTGTCGCCCGAGGAGCGCGCGGCGTTCCTGCTGCGTCAGGCGTTCGAACGCGACTACGCAGAGATCGCGCAGTTGCTCGACAAGAGCGAGGCCGCGTGCCGGCAACTCGTCCATCGCGCGTCGACGCGCGTCCAGCAGGCGCACCGGCGCTTCGACGTGTCGCGCGACCGGCACCGGCAGCTCGTCGAGCGCTTCGCGCGGGCCGCCGCGAGCGGCGAGCGCGGCGCGATCCAGGCGCTCCTCGCCGACGACGTCGAGCTCGTCGGCGACGGCGGCGGCAAGGTGCCGTCGTTTTTCAAGGTGCTGCGCGGCGCGCTCCGGATCGCGAATCTGTATTGGGCCGTCGGCAGGCGCAACGTCGGGCGGGTCGCGTATCGGCTCGCGCAGATCAACGGCGAGCCGGGCCTGCTGCGCTTCATCGACGGGCAGATCGAATCCGCGCAGGCGTTCGTCACCGACGGCGCGCGGATCATCGCGATCTACGCGGTGCGCAATCCGGACAAGCTCGCGCACATTCCGACCGGCGACAAGTGA
- a CDS encoding SCO family protein, translated as MNMIGKLSTFANTLIAAGALTLIGHPASAQEDMHAHHHMMMSSMKTSTVAYTVPAVTLVRDDGKTVALKDELDDGRPVVLTFIYTTCTSICPVISQTLSQLQHELGADRDKVHIVSISIDPENDTPARLREYAAKFGAGPEWQHYTGTAAASIAAQKAFNVYRQDKMDHNPVFLLRAAPGKSWLRIDGFATTDDLLHLYHSVLAFD; from the coding sequence ATGAACATGATCGGGAAGCTTTCCACATTCGCCAACACGCTGATCGCGGCCGGCGCGCTCACGCTTATCGGACATCCGGCATCGGCTCAAGAAGACATGCATGCGCATCACCACATGATGATGTCGAGCATGAAGACATCGACGGTGGCCTATACCGTACCGGCCGTGACGCTCGTGCGCGACGACGGCAAGACCGTCGCGCTGAAAGACGAGCTCGACGACGGACGTCCGGTCGTGCTGACGTTCATCTACACCACCTGCACATCGATCTGCCCGGTGATCAGTCAGACCCTGTCGCAACTCCAGCACGAGCTCGGCGCGGACCGCGACAAAGTCCACATCGTGTCGATTTCGATCGATCCGGAAAACGACACGCCTGCGCGCCTGCGCGAGTACGCAGCGAAGTTCGGTGCGGGACCGGAGTGGCAGCACTACACGGGAACGGCGGCGGCGAGCATCGCCGCGCAGAAAGCCTTCAACGTGTACCGGCAGGACAAGATGGATCACAACCCGGTCTTCCTGCTGCGCGCGGCGCCGGGCAAGTCATGGCTTCGAATCGACGGATTCGCGACCACCGACGATCTGCTGCATCTATACCATTCCGTCCTGGCTTTCGACTGA
- a CDS encoding aromatic ring-hydroxylating oxygenase subunit alpha has product MIDIESCIMPDNRFAQLPVKSYFDEDVLKLERDLIFEVFPQYLGHEQWIPHVGDYLVLSHENNGRIMVHAENGINLLSNVCRHRQATILQGRGTASYITCPLHQWTYAPNGTLLGAPHFPENPCLNLENFATQKWNGIIYEAAPHNVASAMASLPSEIAEIIDFTRYVPDKSESYRVNYNWKTFLEFYLEDYHVAPFHPGLGNFVTCDNIQWKFGEWYSVQMVGIKDTLRRPGNSEIYRKWHRAVLDYYGSDLPNYGAIWLYIYPNVMIEWYPLVLVISTVFPNGAGHSVNNVEFFHPEEIILFDTDSITSARIAAEAYIETAIEDNLIGERMHEGRRALWERGGCEVGPYQSPLEDGMRHFHALYRSQIGQYL; this is encoded by the coding sequence GTGATCGATATAGAGAGCTGCATTATGCCAGATAATCGTTTTGCTCAGCTTCCAGTCAAATCCTATTTTGACGAAGACGTTTTAAAACTCGAGCGCGATCTGATCTTCGAAGTCTTTCCGCAGTACCTCGGACATGAGCAGTGGATCCCGCACGTCGGGGATTATTTAGTGCTCTCTCATGAAAACAACGGACGGATCATGGTTCATGCCGAAAATGGCATCAATTTACTGTCGAACGTTTGTCGACATCGTCAGGCCACCATACTGCAGGGGCGTGGGACCGCTTCTTACATAACGTGCCCATTGCATCAATGGACGTACGCCCCCAACGGAACCCTGCTCGGAGCGCCGCATTTCCCCGAGAATCCCTGCCTGAACCTGGAAAATTTCGCGACACAAAAATGGAACGGGATCATATACGAGGCGGCTCCGCATAACGTTGCGAGCGCGATGGCGTCTTTGCCATCAGAGATCGCCGAGATCATTGATTTCACTCGATATGTACCGGACAAATCGGAAAGCTATCGCGTGAATTACAACTGGAAAACGTTCCTCGAGTTTTACCTGGAAGACTACCATGTCGCGCCATTTCATCCTGGCCTCGGCAATTTCGTGACTTGCGACAATATCCAGTGGAAATTTGGCGAGTGGTATAGCGTGCAGATGGTCGGCATCAAAGACACACTGCGGAGGCCGGGAAACAGCGAGATCTATCGAAAGTGGCATCGCGCAGTACTGGATTACTATGGATCGGATCTCCCGAACTATGGAGCAATATGGCTCTACATTTACCCGAATGTCATGATCGAGTGGTATCCTCTCGTGCTTGTGATATCAACGGTCTTCCCCAACGGCGCCGGACACAGCGTCAATAATGTCGAATTCTTCCATCCGGAAGAAATTATTCTGTTTGACACAGATTCGATCACGAGCGCCCGGATTGCCGCCGAAGCATATATTGAGACTGCAATTGAGGACAACCTGATCGGCGAGAGGATGCACGAAGGCCGGCGCGCACTTTGGGAACGTGGCGGCTGTGAGGTGGGGCCGTACCAAAGCCCTCTCGAAGATGGCATGCGTCATTTCCATGCGCTCTATCGATCCCAGATCGGCCAATATTTGTGA